The window GAGGGCCTTCTCCCGGTTCTTGATCTGGCTGCGGGAGTCCTGGCAGGTGACCATGATCCCCGTGGGCAGGTGGACCACCCGCACCGCCGAGTCCGTGGTGTTCACCCCCTGCCCCCCGGGCCCCGAGGCCCGCATCACGTCAATGCGGATCTCGTCCATGTTGAGGGCGAAGTCCTCCTCCTCCGCCTTGGGGAGGACGGCCACCGTGGCGGTGGAGGTGTGGATCCGCCCCTGGGTCTCGGTGACGGGCACCCGTTGCACCCGGTGGACCCCGCTCTCGTACTTGAAGGTGCCGTAGGCCCCCGGGCCCCGCACCTCAAAGACCACCTTGGAGAAGCCCCCGAGGTCCGTGGGGTGGGAGTCCAGGACCTCCGTCTCAAAGCCCATCTCCTCGGCGAAGCGGAGGTACATGTTGAAAAGGTCGCGGGCGAAGAGGGCGGCCTCCTCCCCTCCCGTCCCCGCCCGGATCTCTACGATGGCGTCCCTTTCGTCCATGGGGTCCTTAGGCAGGAGGTGGCGCTCCAGCTCCTTCTCCAGGGCCTCCTTGCGGGCGAGGAGGGCCTCCCGCTCCGCCTTGGCCATCTCCTTGAGCTCGGGGTCGTCAAGAAGGCTTTCCGCCTGCTCCAGGTCCTCCAGCACCTTCCGGTACTCCCGGATGAGGCCGATCACCTCCCCCATCTCGGCGTAGCGGCGGGAGAGGCTCTGGTAGCGCCCCTTGTCCTTCAGCACCTCCGGGTCGGAGAGGAGCGCCTCCAGCTCCCGGTACTCTTCCTCTAGGCGGTCAAGCTTGTCCAGCATACCTGTTTCCAGGATAGCGCACCCGGCCCTTGACCCCGGTTTTAGGTTAGCCTAAACTCGGGGGCATGGAGCCCTTTCTCCTCTACGCCCTGCTGGGCGGCCTCTTCACCTGGGGCCTCACGGCGGTGGGGGCGGCGAGCGTCTTCTTCGCCAGGGAGCCGAGCCGTAAGCTTCTGGACGCCATGCTGGGCTTCGCCGCCGGGGTGATGCTTGCGGCGAGCGTCTTCTCCCTCCTCG of the Thermus thermophilus HB8 genome contains:
- the prfA gene encoding peptide chain release factor 1, whose protein sequence is MLDKLDRLEEEYRELEALLSDPEVLKDKGRYQSLSRRYAEMGEVIGLIREYRKVLEDLEQAESLLDDPELKEMAKAEREALLARKEALEKELERHLLPKDPMDERDAIVEIRAGTGGEEAALFARDLFNMYLRFAEEMGFETEVLDSHPTDLGGFSKVVFEVRGPGAYGTFKYESGVHRVQRVPVTETQGRIHTSTATVAVLPKAEEEDFALNMDEIRIDVMRASGPGGQGVNTTDSAVRVVHLPTGIMVTCQDSRSQIKNREKALMILRSRLLEMKRAEEAERLRKTRLAQIGTGERSEKIRTYNFPQSRVTDHRIGFTTHDLEGVLSGHLTPILEALKRADQERQLAALAEG